The genomic DNA TCCGAGATTGTTTCCTCCACCATCTCACCCAACTAACGTAGCAGGTAAGTCCTCGCAGCAGTAAGAAGAAGAGCTGAAATGTGGATTTGAGTATTTGGTGGGTTTAGTTCAACTGATTAATGGTTATGTAGTATCTTTTGGACTCTCGTGAAGTAGTGTATTGCTGCTTTTGTATGTGAAAATCAGATCTTTTCTATAGTTAAGCTTCTGCTGAGCCCCCAAACTATCATGGATTCAAGTTTTCTTGGTTAAGAGTTTTAATAAAGCCAAATATCtgaatgaaaacttataaagtTAGCCAAACCGACCGAGACGATTAGTAGTAATGTCCAAATTGGCAAGCCGCCTTTTTGTGTATACGATTTAAGAACATAAACTCCTTATGAATCAAAACCGGTTCAGGTTTAACTGCGTTgctgcttttgtttttttgtatgtttaaagtTCAGTCTGGTTCTTTTGAAGTCAATTATGTTAggctgcttttttttttttcaacagaaGTTGGTTTGATTAGATTTAAACCCGTAATGTATACAATTTTATTTCACGACATTTAAGCAATAGTCTAATTTGGCACACCCCATTGGCTAAATGGTAAATCGAACCAAACCGGAACCTGATTAGATTTCCTGAAATCAATTTCAAATCATTTGGTTTATAATTCAGTTCAAAAtttgttcactttttttttgtcaacaattcaAATTTGATCACTTGGGCGTTCTATTTTGGCTGTTCTTTATTTTAAGTCCTTTTTTTGGccgttttcttttaattaagtGTGAGAGTGGGGTGGTCCTCTTCTTCCACTCCACTCTTTTTAGTACTTCCTCCACTCCACTctttttattctaaaaataccactccactcttttgattttgttttagaacGTTGTTTGGTTTATGAGATGCTCTTCTTCTCTCGCTGATTGTATCTGTAGAACGATGTTTGGCTTATGCTTACTCTCCTTGTTTATTCTTCTCTCGTTTTTTATTTTGCTGTAGTTTGGCTTATgcgagaaacaaaacaaacacattagTCTCCTTTCAGTAGAAAACACAAGCTTTTGATTTTGCTTTAGAACGCTGTTTGGCTTATGCTAGTCTCCTTATACCATTTCTACTTTTTCAGATATGGGAGGGGGAAGTAGCTATCTATCACGTCTGATGGCTTCACCACCAGTCAGACGTTCCTCAGCTCCTTCCCAACCCAACCTTCTCAACCTAGATCAAAGCACACGACGCTGCCAAAGGaagcaggaggaggaggctAAGCATTTACACCTCGCGCTACTAAGAAGAAGAGCTGAAAGATGGATTAATTGAGTCGAACCGAGGCAGGCACTTTTGTGGATTATATAAACTGATTAGTGTGATTTTGTAGTATCTTTTGACTTTTAAGAAGTAGGATTAATCCGGTTCAGGTTGTTATAATGTAGACATAAATAATTTGTTGCTGCTCTTTTATGTGTCCAGTTTAGCAAAGACATAAATCATAATGTATTGCTGCTTCTACGTCGGAATCGTAATCGCAccatctacttcttcttcttctttattaacTCTTTCCCAATTGCTCATTCAGACGTCTACAATTCTTTTATCTGCAAGGAGGAGGCTTAATGTGGACGACATCATCTAAATTGAAGAAATcgaatagaaaacaaaagtttgatttataaattttctttttaaaacaagaaaatatatttttgtgaccaaaaaaagaaacaagaaaaaatattaataaaatcattgGGACATGAACGTTAAGTTTAGGCGGGAGTCTTGAACTTTTGGTTTGAACGACTAAACTCTAATGGGCTTTCATTTTTCGGCCCAATTGTACTTTTCGAAATGCTATATTCGTGAgcgagttttttttgtttgtctgaaAAATCCAAGCTTTTGGTCTTCATCGGCGTCGCATCACCGGAAGAAACGGTGAAAATTACTGCGTTTTCTTAGAAATCCAAGCTTTCCCATTTCGAAAAATTCTCCCTTTTTATTTTCCAGTTGCGACTTTACAAGTCTTGGCTTGAGTATCAGTGTTTAGGGTTCATCCATAAAATGCTTTAGCCTTCCTTTTAGATATggagttttgggttttgtatgTTACGAGTTTAAGCCTtaaaaagtttacatttttctttgaattcaCTGCAGGACTGTTGTGCTCATGGCGATGGAAACCTTGAGAGAAAAGGTTACGGTGTTGTGTTACACGAATGGTTCTATTAAGTATGGTCCTGATGGCGTATACTATGAAGGATCTACTCCTAAGAAGATCAGAGTTAGGGGTAAGACTGAGTTAAGCACATTGTTGAATGCCCTTTATCCAATTTTTGGTTTAGATAAGCAGAGATCAAAGATTGAAATCTTTGGTAGGTTACCTTTCGTTGTTTCACCACATCTCTCTATGTATGCACACTTTCCTGTGGTGAACGACTCTAGTTTAGAGACTATGCTTGAGGTTCCAAGCAATCATCCTTCTATTAAAGATGTGGAGTTGTACTTGGAAGTGAGATCGACATCTAATGGAGTTAATGATCCTGCTGCTTGTTCATCTCCATCGGAGAGTCCGGTTAGTTCCTTGAAAAGACAGAGAACCCAACAACCGCAAGTAGCTCCTGGTTCTGTGACACATCCTCCATCTGTTAAATTAGAGAGGGATAATGGGTTAGAGGTTCAGGGATTGGATACCACTAACGGGTGCGCAGATGCTGCTTTTAGAAACGGTAGCACTCATCATGGAGATGAAGATAGAGAAATGACGGAAGCAAACTCAAGTTTGGATGGGGTGGAGCAGGTTGTTAATTGGACAGCAAATAATGTGTCAGCTTTAGAGGCATCGGCTAATGCGTGCTTAGATAAAGGTGTCGAGTCAAGTGCTTCAAATCCGTGGTCTCTGTCCAGTCTGTGGGTTGATGATCATGAATTGCGTGTAGGGTTGTGTTTTAAAGACAGGGATGAGTTGAAGAAGGTAGTGGACTGGTGCTCCATAAGAGGGCGGCAAAAGTGTGTAGTAAGAGAGACCAAGAAGGACGCATTTACGTTTGAGTGCATCAGATGGAAATGCAAGTGGACGCTTTGGGCAGCTAGAATGGAAGAACACGGACTTGTTGAGATAACCAAGTTTACTGGTCCACATACTTGTTGTCCTATAAGGCCAGATAATTTTGACGTGGAATTTGCAGCAGAGGAGATTGAAAGTCTGATCAGGGTACAACCCACACTAACAATTGCAGAGTTGAAGGATTGGTGGTTTCAAAAATTTGGCGACATGCTTGAAACTTCAGAAATGcaagaagcaaaacaagaaGTGATCAAAAAAGTCTTTGGAGATTGGGATCGGAGTTTCAGAGTATTACCCAAATTAATGGCTGCGTTTCACTTATCTAATGGGCTACTTGTGGACTGGCAATACGATATTTTTCCAAATCCTGAATTTGCATCCTTTCGTGGTGTGTTTTGGGCGTTTCCACAGTCCATTGAAGGTTTTCGACACTGTAGACCTCTAATCATAGTGGACACTAAAGACTTGAATGGTAAGTACCCTATGAAGTTGATGATTGCCTCAGGAATGGAAGCTGATGATTGCTATTTCCCGCTTGCATTTGCGGTTACCAAAGAAGTGTCCACTGATAGTTGGCGTTGGTTTCTCAATGGAATCAGAGAGAAggtcacacaaaggaaagaccTTTGTCTCATCTCCAGTCCCAACCCGGACATAGTCGCTGTTGTAAACGAGCCATGGTCTCTATGGCAAGAACCCTGGGCTTATCACAGGTTTTGTCTGGATTATTTCTGCTCCCGATTCCATGATTTTTTTCAAGATGACTACCTAAAGAGCCTTGTGGAAGAGGCTGGATCCACGAATCAGAAGGAAGAATTTGACTCCTACATGATGGAAATTGAAAAGAAGAACTCAGAAGCTCGCAAATGGTTAGACCAATTCCCTCAAAGTCAGTGGGCTCTGGCTCATGACAGTGGGAGAAGATACAGAGTCATGACGATCGAGACAGAAAATGTGTTTGCAATTTGCGAAAGCTTTCAGTCTCTTGGTCTGCCAGTGACAGCAACCGTACTGCTTCTGTTTGATGAGATGAGATTGCTTTTCAAGACGGGTCTTTGTGATAGCAGTGGTAGGGTTAACCGCGGAGATATGTACACCAAACCCGTCATGGACAAGCTCGAAGAGTTAATGACAGATTCCATCACTCACGTTATAATGCCGTTAGAGAAAGGTGCTTTTCAGGTGACAGAGCCACTTCAGAATGATGAATGGATCGTTCGGCTGAATGAATGCACCTGCACGTGTGGGAAGTTTCAATCAAGTAAGTTTCCGTGTCTGCACGCTCTAGCAGTCTGCGAGAAGCTGAAAATCAACCCTTTGCAGTATGTAGACAACTGTTACACTCTTGACCGATTATACAAAACTTATGCTGCCACATTCTCTCCTGTTCCGGAAGTATCAGCTTGGTCAGAAGCTTCTGGAGTTCCAACATTGTTTCCACCTGTCATTCTGCCGCCACCTAACAATACAGGTAAGTCCTCCTCATACTAGGAAGACGAAAATCTGAACCATTTAGATGGATTTGGTACCAAACTGAGTCAATCCTAAAGAGGTTTTTGCATGGATTTTGCTAACTGATGGGTGATTATGTAGTATCTTTTGAATTTGGGGCCTTTCGGTAAGTATGATTAAACCGGTTTTGGTTATACATCGTAGTGTCTTAACAAAGACATTTGTGTTGCTGCTTTTGTTTGTGAAATCAACGAGAGTTTTTGCATTTTACTGTGTGCCCTGAGCTAACAGTCGAATCATTCTGAAATTGATTTGAAAGTCTTAATAAACACAGAATCATGAATGAAAACTGAACTAAAATCGGTATTAACTTTACTCGTTGCATTGTATTGTTTCTAATTTCAGTATTTAACTTAGAATTTACCAAAGCAAGGATAAATTCAATACAAAAGATAGCTTTAGTCAAGACTAGAATTCAGAACAAACTCAATACTTATTAAACGAAGATTCCTTAGATTCATAAAACTGAAGAATTATAGTGTccttatattttgatatatcttCCTTTATgttttgatgatgtttctgatgcCATTTATTTATCTGTGTTTGTTTGATCTAGTAAATGACAAAACCAAGGAGCCTCCTAGTGATGAAGAGTTGCGAAATGCAGTTGTTGATATCTTGAAAGTGGTGGACCTTAAAACGGTTAGGATTCAAACCACAAGAAATTTATGTGCCTCAGAAGATATAATCGATATCTAAGTTTAACTATAGCTTTGTTATTTCCTGACAGACGGCGTTCGCTGACATCCTCAAGCGACTAGGTATGAGTTAAGATCAgatcgttttgttttcttcactgATGATGGATGTTGTCTCTGTAACTTGTG from Camelina sativa cultivar DH55 chromosome 7, Cs, whole genome shotgun sequence includes the following:
- the LOC104704055 gene encoding uncharacterized protein LOC104704055, with product MAMETLREKVTVLCYTNGSIKYGPDGVYYEGSTPKKIRVRGKTELSTLLNALYPIFGLDKQRSKIEIFGRLPFVVSPHLSMYAHFPVVNDSSLETMLEVPSNHPSIKDVELYLEVRSTSNGVNDPAACSSPSESPVSSLKRQRTQQPQVAPGSVTHPPSVKLERDNGLEVQGLDTTNGCADAAFRNGSTHHGDEDREMTEANSSLDGVEQVVNWTANNVSALEASANACLDKGVESSASNPWSLSSLWVDDHELRVGLCFKDRDELKKVVDWCSIRGRQKCVVRETKKDAFTFECIRWKCKWTLWAARMEEHGLVEITKFTGPHTCCPIRPDNFDVEFAAEEIESLIRVQPTLTIAELKDWWFQKFGDMLETSEMQEAKQEVIKKVFGDWDRSFRVLPKLMAAFHLSNGLLVDWQYDIFPNPEFASFRGVFWAFPQSIEGFRHCRPLIIVDTKDLNGKYPMKLMIASGMEADDCYFPLAFAVTKEVSTDSWRWFLNGIREKVTQRKDLCLISSPNPDIVAVVNEPWSLWQEPWAYHRFCLDYFCSRFHDFFQDDYLKSLVEEAGSTNQKEEFDSYMMEIEKKNSEARKWLDQFPQSQWALAHDSGRRYRVMTIETENVFAICESFQSLGLPVTATVLLLFDEMRLLFKTGLCDSSGRVNRGDMYTKPVMDKLEELMTDSITHVIMPLEKGAFQVTEPLQNDEWIVRLNECTCTCGKFQSSKFPCLHALAVCEKLKINPLQYVDNCYTLDRLYKTYAATFSPVPEVSAWSEASGVPTLFPPVILPPPNNTVNDKTKEPPSDEELRNAVVDILKVVDLKTTAFADILKRLAEKFEIDLTPQKLSIKEMIQNELQTKQMRSGVSK